The DNA region CTGATCTCCTTCTAACGTTCCTGTTTGTATTTTCAGATCTTAAAGTCCGACCCGAACTTTCAAGACGAGATCCAACATCCTAGATGTCCTCACAATTTTCGTAACATAAACAATCTTAACTTCGACTccttcatttaattttttatttaatatttgttaAAATAAGTAGTCAAActtcataattatttttaaagtaatAAGTTGTGCTCCTTAATCATGACTGActccttcattttcttttttttttcattttttttaaataaggaGCTGAGCTCTTTAACCACTGCCTCGatgggtattttattttttaacctcgatcaactatttaattaagaaaataacCTCCTCATGTGTATTTCAAATACACATGATGAGgtcattttcttaaataaatagttgaCCGAggttattttgcaaattttcccCTGCCTGGACtcgttcattttattttttgttttcgaattttttaaaataaggagaCAAACTCTTTAATCCCGGCtctttcattttcctttttctattttttttttttaaaaaggagTGAGATTCTTAACCCGGCCCTTCATTTTTgtttttacatttttaaaaagtaaaGAATAGAGCTTTTCGGGGAGacctttcattttattttatatttttttattatttttaaataagcaGCCGAGCTCTAATCCGGCTTCGTCATTTTCCTGTTTTgttactttttaaaaataaggagACGGGCTACTATATATTCTTGGCCCGGTCAATTGGGTGAGTTTAGATAGTCTACATAGTAGAAATGTATAGTTTTTCTTGAGAATAGTTTTTATTTAGATGAGATGAATTCGGGTAGTCTCGCTTGTACTATAAGTAATATTGACCTGGTAGAGCCTGGAAACGTACAGGGGAACAAACCACTCGATTATCGGTGGACAGAGTCTCCGATCACTTAACTTAATATTATCGAGTACCCTGTCTTATCTAGTCAAGGAAGACTCCAAGGTCTGCAAGGAACTGGGCTTCTTATACCGGCTCGTTCATTGTATTTTTTGTTTtcctattttttaaaataaggagaCGAACTCCTTAGTTCCAGATGcttcattttcatttttgtttttatatattgttttaaaataaggAGCAGCCCTCATTAAAAACCCAGTTCACtaattttttttgtcttttatattttaaaaaataaaaaaccaacTCATTAACCCCAATTACTTGATTTAGctgtgaaaaaataaaaatttatggtaaaaataaaaatctcaaactctcaaaattatcaaactacacactttataatatttttctctcaactcaattgtgattttcttcacaaatgagagatctatttatagaaaatctttacaaataatccaaaaataaattcatcactaactacatcatcacacactaattttcaatatttacaactcttattttcaacattcaaatattcaatacatatattttaaatattatttttcaacactcccccttgtgatgatgatcataatgattatCTTCATTACAGTGTTTTTATACTgactcgttaaaaaccttactaggaaaaactcattgggataaaaaccatagtaagggaaaaagagtgcagtcacgtaaactccccctcatgttgacacgaacaattcttcacaaatttcgtagattgcgcatcccaatattatatatgttttttctGAATATTTTCGTAGGAAGtgtctttgtgaagagatctgatgagttttcacttgattgaatgtgactaacatcaatatatttattcttctcaagcttctTGGTGAATGCGAATAACTTAGGatgaatatgtttagttctgtcgctttttatgtatccttctttcatttgagcaacacatgcagcattatcttcatatagtatcacatgcttctcgtcaaatgataatccgcatgagatttggatatgttgggtcattgattttaaccacacacattcacgacttgcttcatgtagtgcaataatctcgacatgatttgatgaagttgttacgagcgtttgttactgtgaacgccaagaaattgcagtgcatccacgagtaaatacatatccaggtTGGGAACGtgtcttgtgtggatcagataagtatccagcatcagcataaccaattatacttggattagcatcttttgaatacaaaagtcccaagtctgtcgtttcctcgtagataacggaatataagtttaattccgttccagtgtctctttgttggatatgtgctaaatcttgccaataaatttatggcaaaagatatatcagaccttgtacaatttgtaagatacataagggcaccaatagcacttagatatggtacttctggaccaagaatatcttcatcatcttcacatggacggaatggatctttttctatgtttaatgatctaacaaccattggagtacttaaaagatttgatttatccatattaaaacgtttaaggatcttttctgcaTAATTTGtgtggtgaacaaacattccacattcttttgttcaatttgtaaacccagacaatacttggtttttccaagatccttcatttcaaattcttcattcaaatatgacacaacttcttgaatttccttattcgttccaatgatgtttaaatcatcaacatatacagcaataattacgcatccggatgttgttttcttaataaaaacacaagggcatattgaattatttacatatccctttttcatcaagtgatcacttagccgattatatcacattcggccggattgctttaacccatataatgatatttgtaatttcacagaataacattctctgggttttgaactttgtgcttcaggcattttaaatccttcagggattttcatatatatattatatcaagtgatccatataagtaagctgtaacaacatccataagacacatttctaaattttcagataccgccaagctaatcaaataccgaaacgtaattgcatccatcacgggagaatatgtttcttcataatcaattccaggcctttgagaaaaaccttgtgcaacaagtcgagctttatatcttactatttcatttttctcatttcgctttcgaataaaaacccatttgtatccaacagattttacaccttcaggtgtaaggactataggtccaaaaacattacgtttatttagcgaatccaattcaacctggatggatTCTTTCAATTTATCCAATccgccgatttttacattcaccaaaagattttggttcatgatcttcattatcatttatgatgtcgattgccacattataagataatatatcatcaatttcttctgtATCTTtttggttccatatttttccagtattaatgtaattgatagagatttcatgattctcgtcagtttgtgtttctgacagaatattttgcatcatcatgtgtttcttcaggaacatcattctctattttgtgatcatcatgtgtttcttcaggaacatcatttctcttttgtgatcatcgtgtttctctataaattttctttttcgaggatttttatccttggaaccaactggccttccacgcttcaggcgtttaatgacatcatgagtatcttcaatttgtttctttggaatttcaattcgagcaggggcatttgcagcatgtatatatgatttagttaccccttttatgtcatgcaaatgcatctggtatttgattggctattctttgcaaTGTGTACAATTTGCTTGTACATccttttcacattgttttgttcttggatccagatgtaacaatgatgatacatgccatgtaatttccttttcggtatgtttctgttctccccctaacattgggaagatttcctcattaaaatgacaatcagcaaaacgtgctgtgaacacgtcgcctgtctgaggttcaagatatcgaatgattgatggactatcataaccgatataaattccaatctttctttgaggtcccattttctttcgttgcggtggtgcaataggcacatacaccatacatccaaaaattctcagatgagaaatgtctggttctttaccaaatgcaatcTGCAAtgaggagtatttatgatatgcacttggtctgatgcgaattaatgaagcagcatgtaaaattgcatgtccccatatagaaatagggagctttgttttcataatcattggtctagcaatcatttgcagacgtttaatcaatgattcagccaatccattctgtgtatgtacatgagcaacaggatgctcaacaatgattctcatagacatacaataatcattgaaagtctaggaaataaattcaccagcattatcaagtctaattttcttgattgtataatcgggaaattgattcatcaatttattatttgagcaagtaatcttgcaaatgcaacatttcgagttgacaataaacatacatgtgaccatctgctggaggcatcaatcaataccataaagtatctgaatggttcacatggtggatggattggtccacaaatatcaccctgaatacgttcaagaaacattggtgattcagtttggattttggctagtgatggtcttataataagttttccaagagaagatgctttacattgaaacttattattctgaaagatcttctggtctttcaacggatgaccatgtgtattttctataattcttcgcatcattgttgaaccaggatgtcctaatagatcatgccaattgatcagtattgaagaattatcgACTACCATGCTTGATTCAATTGgacttatatatgtataatgcaatccagtaggtagCATTGGTAagtttttcaactacatatttctttcctgatttgtatgtggtaagacacatatatttctcattcccttcattcattgtttgagtatcatactcatggaaatatatatcattaaaactcaacaaatttctttttgattgtggtgaatacaaagcatcattgatcaaaaattttgtaccattaggtaaccaaaattgtgctttaccacatcctttaatcaagtctgcagaacctgatattgtattcaccattgtttttgttggttttaattccaagaaatatcttttatctcggaggataggtGTGCGTTATActactatcgggtatgcaaacttcagctttgttcatagcattttccatgtttgaacttcaaaaaaaaatatgcaatgaaataaaattactgacaatatatttataaaaataaaatacaatacaatacatatgtaaaaaatataacacgcgataaaacattatcatacgggtacataaaatattttacatatttattccaccagcaaattgatcattgtctgagaaatcaatcagaaaatctccagcatcaaaatgagttgaatcactcaaaggttcactctgttcagtgaagttggtctccttttctttctcatttattgattctttataaagtttacaaaggtgatcaggggctcgacaaatacgggaccaatgtcctggagtaccacatttgaaacaagaactttcaaatctttttgagtgattctcattaacactcatattttcatgatgtcttttctgtggatggtttgggatactcttttgagatgagttatggaagtaactatctcgattattttcaaaaccacggccgcgtccacgaccacgaccacttccacgtccacgtccacgaccatgACCTCGATTTCGCCatcgaccaaaatcttgtctatatctttgattttggtttccagatttaaattcatttttgtttacgacatttacttcaggaaatgccgttgaaccagtgagtcgtgcctgatgatttctTATTAACAGCTCATTATTCTTTTTCGCCACAGGAGAcaggcgataagttcagaatatctcgaaaatccacgcactctatattgttgttgtagagttatattcgatgcgtgaaaagtggaaaatgttttttcaatgcccacaaaatttcaattgcgagattattctatacatcgtcaagttgtaataattgACTCtattaaaatcttggaatctcaacgtattccattcatccctggcggtcggaagtataacttcccttatatgttcgaatctttattttaatcccttccacaaagccatgggatctttttcaattagatattcacatttcaatccatcgtcgagatgtcgacgtaAAAAATATCATGgtttttgccttttcttgtgatgtcgatataccattttcttttatggtctcacttagacccaatgactcaagatgcatttctacatcgagagtccatgacatataatttttcctcgtaatatcaagagcaatgaattcgagctttgtcaagtttgacatggtggtactaaaaaaattactatgcattttattagttaatgaatattgcaatacaaagtaattgataaacaacaagtacaagcatttgtaaaaataaagaaaacacacgaagaTGATATTAtccaataaatacaagactcgtgagtatgataatcaaaataattaaaaatatccttgagaaacccatcttcttttttcttcgaaaatttgatgaagaataatttttagagaagaagtgaaagttggagtgattgaatgtgtttgtgagatcatatttatacgGCAAAAACTaaccgttttgttaccgttggtgtacaaaaaataaatgtatgcatttgtataattttatggtaataatatgatgtatataatattagtcatgtttaaataattatgtatatcatatcacactATTATAATGCGGTGTcacaagttattttgtttaaaaaccttataggtatacttgtcgtatcccttaccgggattgtaggatgtcgtcttaacatcctcacaggatttataacaagtttttgaaaaattatttttattatttctgaataacattatattatatattaaatatatacacaataaataaataacagtaaaataaatattattacttttgttacatttttcttctgtttggagcttggaaaaatacggaagacttttagagcttcgtgctgataacgtgttgtgaaaaagtaaaaatttatggtaaaaagtaaaaatctcaaactgtcaaaattatcaaactacacactttataatatttttttctcaactcaattgtgattttcttcacaaatgagagatctatttatagaaaatctttacaaataatccaaaaataaattcatcattacctacatcatcacacactaattttcaatatttacaactcttattttcaagattcaaatattcaatacatacattttaaatattatttttcaacggatttcatttttttcatataaatattaattaggAAATGGGCTCATTAAAACGGACAATTCACCATTCATTGGTGTGGAGCCCATATACTCAAGGTGTACGTACACCATAGCATGTGCAAACTTATTTTTGAATTAGAaggcaaaaaataataataggaaAAGACAAAATTCCAACTTTATACATGTATCTCAATCGTGATATTGACTAAATCATTACATAAACCTAATCTatgacaagaaaataaaatcacGAAAAAGTTTATAGATTAAAAGAGAGACTTTTTACTGTTTTTATTGTGCTTTAATCAAGTTTAGCTGGAGAGGCTTTGGCTGAGCCATGGTTCTCCTCTTCCACAAATTGATCTCCTTCCTCGGCTCCAAAGTCAACCCGGCTCCACTTCCAGACACCAGCATCGGCGCCGAGAAAGGGATTATTATTGCGTCATATTCTTCATCACTCTCTTCGTCAGAGTTGAAATCTACGTCCTCCTCCGGTGCAATTCGTGCAGTTGTCCAATCAAAATCGGCGAAAGTATCACGACTACTGGCGAATCTCCGGATCTCGCTCAAGCTCGGCGCCCTGTCAGGTAGCGGCGGCTTCGCTTTATCGGTTGACGCGTCTGACCTTCTTGTCGCGCTGAAAACTCTCCGAATCCCCTGTGGCTTCTTCTTCAGCTCAGTCACAGGGAGCTCAGGCCTAGTTTTGCTGTTTCTCTTGAGTTCTGGAGATGAAACGGGTCTGAGATCGAAATCTTTCGGTAAAGAAACTCGTTTATTCTTGCATACTTTATTCTTGTGCTTGATTTGACCCATGCATGACACTTTTGGTGAAGTGGGCTCCTGTGTTTCCGAGTTCTTGGAATTTCGTCTGGCTTCAACCGGAATCATGGAGATGCCTTTATTAATCTTGGCTCTGAGCTTGTTTACGTTAAAATCGGGCCAATTGGCTCGGCCCGGGCTAAACGGAGGTGGATTCTGGAATGAAACCGACGCCTGTGCTACCTTCGGCAGAAAGTTAAAAATCTTGTTCTTCGATTTCACCGCTGCCTTCTCCATTTGCTGAATTCTAAACTTAAAATATGATGTTTTAGAGTTGAGGTTTTTATAGATGAGGGTATCGTATCGTGTTCACAAGATGGAAATAGGGTTCCAAATTTGacattttcaagaaaaatatgaCAAATCATAACATTAGTCAAATGCAAAAATACGACGGAGAGAGAAACAAGTTGTGCCCACCCtccaaaattaattaaatgaataATAGGCGTAagaatatgaatatatttttaatagaaaatatataatatatgtatcactatttctttcaaaaaaatagtaatttccGGAAATTAAAACATAGAATCCCATGGAAAATTAGTTAAAAAACATTGTGtgctatacatatatatacaattaatttcaaatttaatttattgatgaGTAATTCTCCCTGTTATTTATCGAAAATTAACAAGGTCCATTGACACAagtgatttaataattaaattaaattatagaAAAATATTGGTCAAAGCTTTCCTGCGTGCCATTTATTTTTGTCACGTGTTTTCCGAACGCAAtttgcaaattttgaaaataataaatttgacATGGCTATTCAAATTTCGATTACAGTACCATTCTCAAATAATTGAAGCAgacattaataatttaatattattagtATTTGCAAAAGTTGAAATTCATAAATTTGCACGTGATGCTTCtttttagaaataataaaaaaagaataataaaatttgttttccacatgtattattttttattttcttatatttatttcatgGGACTACAATTGTAACTGTACATTTTAATGTTCCCTTTTTCCCTTGATAATTCACTTGTCATTTTGTCTTtattgatttattattatttgtgttTTGTAAATTAAACTTGACTCTTTGGATTGATTCTCGTCATATGAAACAAGAAGAAAAAGGTAGAAATGCTACtaattaaacctctgtaaaaattgaaaaaagGAATTATAAGAATACTCGACATTTACAAAAATATTCGATCGCCTATATATGGAATTGTTTGTTGGAATTTCAATATAgggaattaaaaaaataatataagttGAGCGGCCTCGCATAAGGTGCCGAAAATTGTCACGATttgataattaatttaaaattttgaaagaagTCAACACATACTGCGCCAAACTTGGAACGTTTATTTACTATTATCTGTGACGTTAAAGGGAGAAAATTACTCTGAGTATCAAGCCAAAATGTAAGTTTTGCCGGCTTGATGGCTACATTTTATTTCCGTATATTTCTTTGAAAATACAAGTTATGGTATGTAGTGTACAATGTATAGGTTGGGAACGAGGAGAGATGTGTGTTATCCAATTACGGGTAATTTTGacatttgattaaaaaaattggtATTATAATCATTCTTAATAACATAATATAGTTTTAAAAATTGCAGTTTTTTCTCACACCTCTTcacaatttataaatttaatcacttctATGTTAAGTACGCATGTTATCTGTTTGATATTATTATCGTTATAAATTGTAAGAGAATTGTGTTTTGTTCAAATATTAAGTTACTCATTATACTAAAATATGAGTTAAATACTtgacaaaaaa from Primulina tabacum isolate GXHZ01 chromosome 14, ASM2559414v2, whole genome shotgun sequence includes:
- the LOC142524587 gene encoding uncharacterized protein At1g76070-like, producing the protein MEKAAVKSKNKIFNFLPKVAQASVSFQNPPPFSPGRANWPDFNVNKLRAKINKGISMIPVEARRNSKNSETQEPTSPKVSCMGQIKHKNKVCKNKRVSLPKDFDLRPVSSPELKRNSKTRPELPVTELKKKPQGIRRVFSATRRSDASTDKAKPPLPDRAPSLSEIRRFASSRDTFADFDWTTARIAPEEDVDFNSDEESDEEYDAIIIPFSAPMLVSGSGAGLTLEPRKEINLWKRRTMAQPKPLQLNLIKAQ